In Thermosynechococcus sichuanensis E542, a single genomic region encodes these proteins:
- a CDS encoding glycogen debranching protein encodes MTIWVSEQIDPSGLLYACIACRDEAQAKECVQSFEKNLTTEQKAAGWQVRLRTVASWDEVPSTALKLC; translated from the coding sequence ATGACCATCTGGGTGAGCGAGCAGATTGATCCCTCTGGCCTGCTGTATGCCTGTATTGCCTGTCGTGATGAAGCTCAAGCGAAGGAGTGTGTGCAGTCTTTTGAGAAAAACTTGACCACAGAACAAAAAGCCGCCGGTTGGCAAGTGCGCCTGCGTACCGTGGCCTCTTGGGATGAAGTTCCCAGTACTGCCCTTAAGCTTTGCTAA
- a CDS encoding DUF5132 domain-containing protein gives MEFEALLLGLEPLTVLALGVGAVAVAPVVGAVDSMTGHNLAEQARNAAKSGLMWAFEAYEKAQTAVAEASESFQDLVAEARSEMMEQKAARAAAAEEPREVTIS, from the coding sequence ATGGAGTTTGAAGCCCTGTTACTTGGTTTAGAACCACTTACCGTGCTTGCCCTTGGGGTTGGTGCTGTTGCTGTTGCTCCCGTTGTGGGTGCCGTTGACTCAATGACCGGTCACAACTTAGCAGAGCAAGCGCGCAATGCGGCAAAATCAGGCTTGATGTGGGCCTTTGAAGCCTATGAAAAGGCACAGACGGCTGTCGCCGAAGCCAGTGAGTCTTTCCAAGACTTGGTTGCCGAAGCCCGCTCAGAAATGATGGAGCAAAAGGCAGCGAGAGCCGCCGCTGCTGAGGAACCCCGTGAAGTGACGATTAGCTAA
- a CDS encoding aspartate aminotransferase family protein yields MVAAPPTPLSTDAFDQVVMTTYGRFPITLVRGEGCRVWDDQGRSYLDFVAGIATCTLGHAHPALVETVSRQMQTLHHVSNLYYIPQQGALAQWLVAHSCGDRVFFCNSGAEANEAAIKLARKYAHTVRHIANPIIITAQASFHGRTLATITATGQPKYQQHFDPLVPGFAYVPYNDFAALEALVASLDQAQPQVAAILLEPLQGEGGVRPGDRAYFEQVRQLCTEKGILLIFDEVQVGMGRTGSLWGYETLGVEPDIFTSAKGLAGGVPIGAMVAKEFCAVFAPGDHASTFGGNPLATAAALTVCETLEKENLLENVRDRGQQLRTGLHELAAAYPHLIAEVRGWGLINGLELQPDTPLTAAEVVKAAIAEGLLLVPAGPKVVRFVPPLIVSAAEIDLALGAVSRAFAHLAG; encoded by the coding sequence ATGGTTGCTGCTCCCCCAACGCCCTTGAGTACCGATGCCTTTGACCAAGTGGTGATGACCACCTATGGCCGCTTTCCCATTACACTCGTGCGCGGTGAAGGTTGTCGCGTTTGGGATGATCAAGGCCGCAGCTACCTAGACTTTGTGGCAGGCATTGCCACCTGTACCCTCGGTCATGCCCATCCGGCTTTGGTGGAGACGGTGAGCCGCCAAATGCAAACGCTACACCACGTCTCGAACCTGTACTACATTCCCCAACAGGGGGCACTGGCGCAGTGGTTGGTGGCTCACTCCTGTGGCGATCGCGTCTTTTTCTGCAATTCCGGTGCCGAAGCCAATGAAGCGGCCATTAAACTGGCGCGTAAATATGCCCATACCGTTCGCCACATCGCCAACCCGATCATCATTACAGCCCAAGCCAGCTTCCACGGACGCACCCTTGCCACGATTACGGCGACGGGTCAGCCGAAATACCAGCAACACTTTGATCCTTTAGTGCCCGGCTTTGCCTACGTGCCCTATAACGATTTTGCTGCCCTAGAAGCCTTGGTGGCCTCCCTGGATCAAGCGCAACCCCAAGTGGCGGCGATTCTCTTGGAGCCTTTGCAGGGAGAAGGGGGAGTGCGTCCTGGCGATCGCGCCTACTTTGAGCAGGTACGCCAACTCTGTACTGAGAAAGGGATTCTCCTGATTTTTGATGAAGTGCAAGTGGGTATGGGTCGCACGGGATCCCTGTGGGGCTATGAAACCCTCGGTGTCGAACCCGATATTTTCACCTCTGCTAAGGGTCTTGCTGGGGGGGTTCCCATTGGTGCCATGGTTGCCAAGGAATTTTGTGCCGTCTTTGCGCCGGGGGATCATGCTAGTACCTTTGGCGGCAACCCCTTGGCCACGGCAGCAGCCCTCACGGTTTGTGAAACCCTTGAAAAAGAGAATCTCCTCGAAAATGTGCGCGATCGCGGGCAGCAACTGCGAACCGGACTTCATGAACTGGCAGCGGCCTATCCCCACCTTATTGCGGAGGTGCGCGGCTGGGGACTGATCAACGGTCTAGAACTCCAACCCGACACCCCCCTCACCGCTGCTGAGGTGGTCAAAGCTGCCATTGCTGAGGGGCTATTGCTGGTGCCGGCGGGGCCGAAGGTAGTGCGCTTTGTCCCTCCTCTCATTGTCAGTGCTGCGGAGATTGATCTGGCCTTAGGGGCAGTGAGCCGAGCCTTTGCCCACCTAGCCGGCTAA
- a CDS encoding FHA domain-containing protein, with amino-acid sequence MALPILELLAADGSRQQIQLGRDRLIIGTDPQSQVILFGEGISRHHALILPTETGYQVADLGSASGTFLNGTKLRPRTPVALKAGDRLKIGDFEAIFDPEGKVTTQLPGTVVMGAASTPILQVATPQWLQEFPLLKEELILGRDPKADITIDHPFVSFHHAKLVRSGDHYQIIDLGSKNGLHWRGTTISEHTLAPGDVIHVGESLRLTYLLMPATQVVEQTRPLQLRDRQQIRIGRDPSNDMVLDHPVVSRYHARLYLQEGQWYIVDLESANGTFINNQRLEPRKPVPLPTGALVRIGPYSSLFTPDETIVPHNDSGNLRLDAIHLSKTTAKGAKLLQDVSLSILPREFVAIVGGSGAGKSTLLDALNGFRPATGGTVLVNGYDLYRYFGTYRTQIGYVPQDDIIHSELTVAQALDYAARLRLPADLSEKERQEQVNRVLAELELTARRDVLVKQLSGGQRKRVSIGVELLTRPSLFFLDEATSGLDPGTETQMMRLLRQLADQGRTILLITHATKNVMLCDLVVFLARGGHLAYFGPPDQALSYFDVQDFDEIYLKIESEPNPAVWQQRYRQSHLYQTYVAERQRPLNVDTAATRQVQPQRQKATIPQVAPWRQWWILTQRNLAILRQDRAALLLMLSLAPILGALDFVLWKPTILDPDQGDAGQAFTMAFVTVLIAVMVGSLATMREIVKELEIYRRERMVGLGLWPYIFSKLGSAVVLALYQAAVFLAVKFLAIDLSLGLGAIAGLYLTLFLATFGGMVMGLLVSALSPTQTVAPLLTILFLVPQITFAGAIIPLKDLGGVGNLISGVTLTRWSYANVVSLLGFGQDVARDACWQQSKLEREKLSPDALEQCPCFDDNLFQRCRFPGVRKEYHPAVDEPEPPQPPEPGEPPPLPNSVLGFDQAYRDRVEAYNQRVKDYQTAMDRWQDQFALWKEQRGRAIASGEALIDRFWSLQGHTFNANVTANHLRLGSIIGLMLGLVGIFQKRKDVL; translated from the coding sequence ATGGCTTTGCCCATTCTCGAGCTTTTGGCGGCTGATGGTTCACGACAGCAAATTCAACTGGGGCGCGATCGCCTGATCATTGGTACCGACCCCCAAAGCCAGGTGATTCTCTTCGGTGAGGGGATTTCCCGCCACCATGCTCTGATTCTTCCTACGGAGACGGGTTACCAAGTGGCGGATCTTGGGAGCGCCAGCGGCACTTTTTTGAATGGTACGAAGTTGCGGCCACGCACCCCTGTGGCTCTAAAGGCGGGCGATCGCCTAAAAATTGGTGACTTTGAAGCCATTTTTGATCCCGAGGGGAAGGTAACAACGCAACTGCCGGGCACGGTGGTCATGGGGGCTGCCAGTACACCGATTTTGCAGGTAGCAACCCCTCAGTGGTTGCAGGAGTTTCCGCTGCTGAAGGAGGAACTGATTCTCGGTCGCGATCCCAAAGCAGACATTACCATTGACCATCCCTTTGTCTCCTTCCACCATGCCAAGCTGGTGCGATCGGGAGATCACTACCAAATCATTGACTTGGGCAGCAAGAATGGCCTGCACTGGCGGGGCACAACGATTAGTGAACACACCTTAGCACCGGGGGATGTGATCCATGTGGGGGAATCTCTGCGCCTCACGTATTTGTTAATGCCCGCTACGCAGGTCGTTGAGCAAACGCGCCCCCTCCAACTGCGCGATCGCCAGCAGATTCGGATTGGCCGTGACCCCAGCAACGATATGGTGCTGGATCATCCTGTCGTCTCGCGGTACCATGCTCGCCTCTACCTTCAGGAGGGACAGTGGTACATTGTCGATCTCGAGTCTGCCAACGGCACCTTCATCAATAACCAGCGCCTTGAACCCCGCAAACCAGTGCCTTTACCCACGGGTGCTTTGGTGCGGATTGGCCCTTACAGTTCGCTGTTTACCCCCGATGAAACCATTGTTCCCCACAACGACAGTGGCAATCTGCGCCTCGATGCCATTCATCTCAGCAAAACCACCGCTAAGGGGGCGAAGCTCCTCCAAGACGTTTCCCTGTCAATTTTGCCCCGCGAGTTTGTTGCGATTGTGGGTGGCAGTGGTGCCGGTAAATCAACGCTCCTCGACGCCCTCAACGGCTTTCGTCCCGCCACGGGGGGTACGGTACTGGTCAATGGCTATGATTTGTACCGCTACTTTGGCACCTATCGCACTCAGATTGGCTATGTACCTCAGGATGACATTATTCACAGTGAACTAACGGTGGCGCAAGCCTTGGACTATGCAGCACGACTGCGCTTACCGGCTGATTTGAGTGAGAAAGAACGACAGGAACAGGTGAACCGCGTCCTTGCGGAATTGGAGTTAACAGCTCGCCGCGATGTGCTGGTGAAACAACTTAGTGGCGGTCAGCGCAAACGGGTGTCGATTGGGGTGGAATTGCTCACCCGCCCCAGTTTATTTTTCTTGGATGAGGCCACTTCTGGCTTAGATCCGGGAACAGAAACGCAAATGATGCGGTTGTTGCGCCAGTTGGCCGATCAAGGGCGCACGATTTTACTCATTACCCATGCCACCAAGAACGTGATGCTCTGCGATTTGGTGGTGTTTTTAGCACGGGGCGGCCATCTTGCCTACTTTGGGCCACCGGATCAAGCCCTCAGCTACTTTGATGTCCAAGATTTTGATGAAATTTACCTCAAGATTGAGAGCGAACCCAATCCAGCCGTATGGCAGCAACGCTATCGCCAGTCCCATCTATACCAAACCTATGTGGCGGAGCGGCAGCGTCCCCTCAACGTGGATACAGCGGCGACCCGTCAAGTTCAACCCCAACGTCAAAAAGCAACGATTCCCCAAGTGGCTCCGTGGCGGCAGTGGTGGATTCTCACCCAGCGAAACTTGGCGATTTTACGACAGGATCGGGCGGCACTCCTTCTTATGCTCTCCCTCGCACCGATTTTAGGAGCCTTGGATTTTGTCCTCTGGAAGCCAACGATTCTCGATCCGGATCAGGGGGATGCGGGGCAGGCATTTACGATGGCCTTTGTCACGGTACTGATTGCGGTGATGGTAGGCAGCCTAGCAACGATGCGCGAAATTGTAAAGGAACTGGAGATCTATCGCCGTGAGCGGATGGTGGGGTTGGGGCTGTGGCCCTATATTTTCTCCAAGCTTGGCTCAGCGGTGGTGCTGGCACTTTACCAAGCAGCCGTCTTCTTGGCGGTGAAGTTTTTAGCAATTGATCTCAGCCTCGGTCTTGGGGCGATCGCTGGCTTGTATCTAACGCTGTTTCTGGCCACCTTTGGCGGCATGGTGATGGGGTTACTCGTTTCTGCCCTCTCACCGACTCAAACTGTGGCTCCCTTGTTAACAATTCTCTTCTTGGTGCCCCAGATTACCTTTGCTGGAGCGATTATTCCCCTGAAGGATCTAGGGGGGGTGGGCAATCTAATCAGTGGTGTGACGCTGACCCGCTGGAGTTATGCCAATGTGGTGTCCCTTTTGGGGTTTGGTCAGGATGTGGCGCGGGATGCCTGCTGGCAGCAATCAAAATTGGAACGGGAGAAACTTAGTCCTGACGCCCTAGAACAGTGCCCCTGCTTTGACGATAACCTCTTTCAACGTTGCCGCTTTCCGGGAGTGCGCAAGGAGTACCACCCCGCTGTGGATGAACCCGAACCCCCACAACCTCCTGAACCCGGTGAGCCACCGCCACTGCCCAATTCAGTCTTAGGGTTTGATCAGGCCTATCGCGATCGCGTCGAGGCATACAATCAACGGGTCAAAGACTATCAGACGGCCATGGATCGCTGGCAAGACCAATTTGCCCTCTGGAAAGAGCAGCGGGGGCGGGCGATCGCCAGTGGTGAAGCCCTCATTGATCGCTTTTGGAGTCTGCAAGGGCACACCTTCAACGCCAATGTTACCGCCAATCACCTGCGCTTAGGGAGCATTATTGGCCTAATGTTAGGGCTAGTGGGCATCTTTCAAAAACGCAAGGATGTTCTTTAG
- a CDS encoding response regulator transcription factor: MLMHIEIIESNPHLRSLLGWHLQQVGHIVHLASGCQQGQEVFQLRHPDLVILDLDLHEGNGLELCRWLHYQNAVLILVLSAHEDEADVVTALRAGADDYLAKPFGMQEFLARVEALARRARPCLPSVLNLGELQVDLVQRRVVVRNVPVDLTPQEFSLLYVLTQMGGTPLSRQELLRRAWPESIDNPRTVDTHILSLRKKIEVDPQQPRLIQTVRNVGYRLHLEPLNGRYQQNGNKPHSRPSRSPRHILV; the protein is encoded by the coding sequence ATGTTGATGCACATTGAAATTATTGAAAGTAACCCCCACCTGCGTTCCCTCCTTGGCTGGCACCTACAGCAAGTGGGGCACATTGTTCATCTGGCCAGTGGCTGTCAACAGGGGCAGGAAGTATTTCAATTGCGACATCCCGATTTGGTTATTCTCGATCTGGACTTGCATGAGGGCAATGGGTTGGAATTATGCCGCTGGCTGCACTACCAAAACGCTGTTTTGATTTTAGTTCTTTCCGCCCATGAGGACGAAGCGGATGTGGTGACGGCACTGCGGGCGGGCGCCGATGATTACTTGGCCAAACCCTTTGGCATGCAGGAATTTCTTGCCCGCGTCGAGGCCTTGGCACGGCGAGCGCGCCCCTGTTTACCCAGTGTCCTAAACTTGGGGGAGTTACAGGTAGATTTAGTGCAGCGGCGAGTGGTGGTACGCAATGTGCCAGTGGATTTGACACCGCAGGAATTTAGCTTGCTCTATGTGCTTACGCAAATGGGGGGCACACCTTTGAGTCGTCAGGAGTTGCTGCGGCGAGCTTGGCCAGAAAGTATTGATAACCCCCGCACCGTGGATACGCATATCTTATCTCTGCGTAAGAAAATTGAAGTAGATCCGCAGCAGCCGCGCCTGATTCAAACTGTGCGCAATGTCGGGTATCGGCTGCACCTTGAGCCATTGAATGGCCGCTACCAGCAGAATGGCAATAAACCCCATTCCCGTCCCTCGCGATCGCCCCGCCACATATTGGTTTAG
- the bioF gene encoding 8-amino-7-oxononanoate synthase: MFSMSDPFAWLEPALDALHRAHWYRQPLLSGAPGAVVSVGEPPRPLINFCSNDYLGLANHPQVKAAAIKAIEQWGTGATGSRLLSGQRCLHAQLERAIARWKGTEAALVFSSGTAANLGTIAALVDQRDLVLGDAYNHACLKKGARLSHAAFYEYPHNNVAALAQLLETHRSQYRRCLILTDGVFSMDGDVAPLQEILSLAEAYTAMVLVDDAHGTGVLGINGAGTLAALGQSSPTVIQMGTLSKALGSLGGYIAASQALITYLQHRASTWIYSTGLSPADTAAALAALEQLQTNPTLRQALEERIQQLEVGLQELGWPVLPRPLPTPIFCLPAPDPATVLQWGQKLQEAGCWVAAVRPPTVPFSRLRITLRADHTPEHIAQLLAALAALLKRC; encoded by the coding sequence ATATTCTCAATGAGCGATCCCTTTGCGTGGCTAGAACCTGCCCTAGATGCCCTGCACCGTGCCCATTGGTATCGCCAACCCCTTCTCAGTGGCGCACCGGGGGCAGTGGTGAGTGTTGGTGAGCCGCCACGGCCATTGATTAACTTTTGCAGCAATGACTATTTGGGGTTAGCTAACCATCCCCAAGTGAAAGCAGCAGCTATTAAAGCGATTGAACAGTGGGGCACCGGGGCGACTGGGTCTCGCCTTCTCAGTGGTCAGCGTTGCCTTCATGCACAACTAGAGCGCGCGATCGCCCGCTGGAAAGGTACAGAGGCCGCCTTAGTCTTTAGTTCTGGTACTGCCGCTAATCTCGGTACCATTGCTGCCCTTGTGGATCAACGGGACTTGGTGCTTGGGGATGCCTACAACCATGCCTGTCTCAAAAAAGGCGCCCGCCTCAGTCATGCTGCCTTCTATGAATACCCCCACAACAATGTTGCTGCCCTTGCTCAACTCCTAGAAACCCATCGCTCCCAATACCGCCGTTGTCTGATCCTCACCGATGGCGTCTTCAGTATGGATGGCGATGTTGCCCCCCTACAGGAGATTCTGTCACTAGCCGAGGCCTACACAGCCATGGTGCTGGTGGACGATGCCCACGGCACAGGGGTGCTGGGAATCAACGGTGCCGGTACCTTAGCCGCCTTGGGGCAATCTAGTCCGACTGTCATTCAAATGGGTACCCTCAGCAAAGCCCTTGGCAGTTTAGGGGGATACATTGCTGCTTCTCAAGCCCTGATCACCTATTTGCAACACCGCGCCAGCACATGGATTTATAGCACTGGCCTCTCACCGGCGGATACCGCTGCTGCCCTTGCTGCCCTTGAGCAACTACAAACAAATCCCACCCTGCGCCAAGCCCTCGAGGAGCGCATTCAACAACTGGAAGTAGGACTGCAAGAATTAGGCTGGCCGGTTTTGCCCCGTCCCCTCCCCACTCCGATCTTTTGCCTGCCCGCTCCTGATCCCGCCACGGTGCTCCAATGGGGGCAGAAACTACAAGAGGCTGGATGTTGGGTGGCGGCGGTACGGCCACCGACTGTGCCCTTTAGTCGTCTGCGCATCACCCTCAGAGCGGATCACACCCCTGAGCACATTGCGCAATTGCTAGCAGCATTGGCTGCCTTATTAAAGCGCTGTTAA
- a CDS encoding universal stress protein: MFKNILIPTDLHDGLPKLTHYLEALKTAGARKLIFFHARPIDEDGDKPRLREEKLRQARELLKIDPANIPADLKAEVIIENRRPADAILDTVEKHQIDLVLASRPIRNLLDEKLFGSTTIEVLQRIKVPVMIMRPQLLWVMTTAELNLRCQNLFRHLLVPYDHSPSAQHLVQKLREGVKKPDQRSIAALTFCWIISDAGKGELGVGEQRPKAEKILAELKQEFTGYGLNVETEIRFGSPVVEAQLAAHDRDIYGIVVSSGSVGKIWELSIPSFAGEIIRRCVFPVIYFPPAGR, translated from the coding sequence ATGTTCAAGAACATATTGATTCCAACGGATCTCCATGATGGTCTCCCCAAGCTCACCCACTACCTTGAAGCGCTGAAAACCGCGGGTGCTCGCAAGTTGATTTTTTTCCATGCCCGCCCCATTGACGAGGATGGTGATAAGCCCCGCCTACGGGAGGAAAAGCTACGACAGGCACGGGAGTTACTCAAAATTGATCCCGCAAACATTCCAGCGGATCTCAAAGCAGAGGTGATCATCGAAAACCGTCGCCCTGCTGATGCCATCCTAGATACCGTCGAAAAGCATCAAATTGACTTGGTGCTAGCCAGCCGTCCCATCCGCAACTTATTAGATGAGAAGCTCTTTGGCAGTACAACCATTGAGGTGCTGCAACGGATTAAGGTGCCAGTGATGATTATGCGCCCGCAACTGTTGTGGGTGATGACAACCGCAGAACTGAATCTCCGCTGTCAAAATCTCTTTCGCCACCTACTGGTGCCCTACGACCACAGCCCCTCTGCCCAACACCTTGTCCAAAAGCTGCGGGAAGGCGTGAAAAAGCCCGATCAAAGGAGCATTGCTGCACTCACGTTTTGCTGGATTATCAGCGATGCGGGCAAAGGGGAACTGGGGGTTGGCGAGCAACGTCCAAAGGCTGAAAAAATTCTTGCCGAGCTGAAGCAAGAATTCACTGGCTATGGTCTCAACGTTGAAACCGAGATTCGCTTTGGTAGCCCTGTTGTTGAGGCTCAACTTGCTGCCCACGATCGCGACATCTATGGGATCGTCGTTTCCTCTGGTTCTGTGGGCAAAATTTGGGAGCTGTCAATCCCCAGCTTTGCGGGGGAAATCATTCGCCGTTGTGTTTTTCCTGTTATCTACTTTCCGCCCGCTGGTCGCTAA